A single window of Haliotis asinina isolate JCU_RB_2024 chromosome 5, JCU_Hal_asi_v2, whole genome shotgun sequence DNA harbors:
- the LOC137285258 gene encoding myosin heavy chain, striated muscle-like: MASYDPADPEMQYLAVDRKKLMKEQTKSFDAKKSCWAPDEEQGFIAAEIQSTAGDDVTVLLVDSKQTKTFKKDDIQSMNPPKYEKIEDIANMTFLNEASVLYNLRARYTSGLIYTYSGLFCIAINPYRRLPIYTPSIVAKYRGKRKTEMPPHLFSVSDNAYQFMVQDRENQSMLITGESGAGKTENTKKVIAYFAFVAAACKGDAEQDDKKVSDIRRSIYLFNKTSSEIFPFLSNYTSYKCDVLLQGSLEDQIVQANPVLEAYGNAKTSRNNNSSRFGKFVRIHFASSGKIAGADIETYLLEKSRVTYQQSVERNYHIFYQMLSGAIPSVAETIVANPDSGLFSFINQGVLTVNGIDDVEEMKMTDAAFDVLGFTPEEKTSAYKCTGSILHMGEMKFKQKGEQAESDGTAEAEKVSFLLGVNCGDFLKALCKPKIKVAMDYVTQGRTKDQVLYSIGALAKSLYDRLFNWLVKRVNHSLDTKKPRQFFIGVLDIAGFEIFDFNSFEQLCINYTNERLQQFFNHHMFVLEQEEYKKEGIQWEFIDFGMDLQACIELIEKPLGILSILEEECMFPKASDKTFKDKLTENHMGKSPNFLKPNKSMKGGQHGDFALKHYAGTVPYNIGGWLEKNKDPVNETIVDLLKQSKEPLVQLLFSPPAGAAEASGGKKKKKSSAFQTISATHRESLNKLMKNLYSTHPHFVRCIIPNETKTPGLIDAGLVLHQLQCNGVLEGIRICRKGFPSRIIYSEFKQRYSILAPNAIPEGFVEGKVVSGKILEALEMGQDEYRLGNTKVFFKSGVLGYLEEIRDERLSVIVALFQAHIRGYLMRKYLKNLHDKRVSLELIQKNIRKWLAMRNWCWWRFYTKVKPLLSVAAAEDEMKQKEEALGKTKDELEKVTQRCKELEEQSVTLTEAKNNLFLQVQTQQDTIDDCEERIEQLLKQKEETDVQMKELNDRVLEEESNNAKLTEKQKQMDTEICGLKTNVESLEEAVAKSQHDIKAKDSQIRSLTDETTQLGETVAKLTKGKKDAEDQLAKTKSDLETEEGKCANLNKLRQKLEGAIGELEDMLEHEKKVRGDVEKAKKKLEQDLKVSQSNCEDINSLKTEAEETIKKKLKEITGLMSLLEESETNSNQQQKKIKDLQNNLDECQEQLELERQSRSKVEKQRTQLVNELDNMTQSFEEANSTITSQTDVIKKRDTEIQKLKHDMEEASSQHESQIASFRKKQKDAMTEMTDQMEQLQKVKQRLDKEKNQLKADVDDLQNELEHAKQNKGCSGVMSKQMQTQMAELNTQVEEASIQISDLQTEKNKCLAEAADLTRQLEETENRIGKLSKEKSSLCAQVDEMKRTADDEQRVRQRLQTEMRNMNTEMVGLREQLEEEQEARAALQRQLSKSNQEMLQWRSKYETEGTVRVEELEETRRRMQIKLNEAEQNLSAALAKASSSEMAKAKMVRDLEDELEKEQMRHAESVKNCRQYERRVKEMTYKVDEDKKTIDKLQDIVDKQSGQMKIYKSQVADAEEMATTNMNKYRKVKQELEDAETRASMAEETMASYSRKTRTYTVYPDTSY; encoded by the exons ATGGCATCCTACGACCCTGCCGATCCCGAGATGCAATATCTTGCTGTAGACCGCAAGAAGCTGATGAAGGAGCAGACTAAAAGCTTCGACGCCAAGAAATCTTGCTGGGCGCCCGATGAAGAGCAGGGATTTATTGCCGCTGAAATACAGAGTACAGCAGGCGATGACGTCACAGTCCTCCTTGTTGACTCAAAGCAG ACGAAGACGTTTAAGAAGGACGACATCCAGTCGATGAACCCTCCTAAGTACGAAAAGATCGAGGACATTGCCAACATGACCTTCCTCAACGAGGCCAGCGTCCTGTACAACTTGAGAGCCAGATATACTTCTGGGTTGATCTAC ACCTATTCTGGGCTGTTCTGCATCGCCATCAACCCCTACCGCCGTCTCCCCATCTACACCCCATCCATCGTGGCCAAGTACAGAGGCAAGAGGAAGACCGAGATGCCACCTCACTTGTTCTCCGTCTCTGACAACGCCTACCAGTTTATGGTGCAAG ATCGTGAAAACCAGTCTATGTTGATTAC TGGTGAATCCGGAGCAGGAAAGACTGAGAACACCAAGAAGGTCATCGCCTACTTCGCTTTTGTCGCCGCCGCCTGTAAAGGAGACGCGGAGCAAGACGATAAAAAGGTTAGTGATATTAGAcgcagtatatatttatttaacaaAACATCATCTGAAATTTTCCCTTTTCTATCTAATTACACAAGTTAcaaatgtgatgttttgttgcagGGTTCGCTAGAGGATCAGATTGTGCAGGCTAACCCTGTTCTTGAAGCATATGGTAACGCCAAGACTTCACGTAACAACAACTCCTCCAGATTC GGTAAATTTGTTCGAATCCACTTCGCCTCCTCCGGAAAAATTGCTGGCGCCGACATTGAAACAT ATTTGCTAGAGAAATCTCGTGTCACCTATCAGCAGTCTGTAGAGAGGAACTATCACATCTTCTACCAGATGTTATCTGGAGCAATACCATCAGTTGCAG agacaattGTGGCAAATCCCGATTCTGGTTTGTTCTCCTTTATCAATCAAGGAGTACTCACGGTCAACGGCATCGACGATGTAGAGGAGATGAAGATGACAGAC GCTGCCTTTGATGTGCTCGGATTTACTCCTGAGGAGAAAACCAGTGCCTACAAGTGCACAGGATCTATCCTCCACATGGGCGAGATGAAGTTCAAGCAGAAGGGTGAGCAGGCCGAATCTGATGGAACTGCTGAGGCTGAGAAGGTTTCCTTCTTGTTGGGTGTCAACTGTGGTGACTTCTTGAAGGCTTTGTGCAAACCCAAGATCAAGGTGGCCATGGACTACGTCACCCAAGGACGAACGAAGGATCAGGTTCTCTACTCCATCGGTGCTTTGGCCAAGTCCCTCTACGATCGTCTCTTTAACTGGTTGGTGAAGAGAGTCAACCATTCCCTGGACACCAAGAAACCGAGGCAGTTCTTCATTGGTGTTCTGGATATTGCAGGCTTCGAAATCTTTGAT TTCAACAGCTTCGAACAGCTCTGCATCAACTACACCAACGAGCGCCTGCAGCAGTTCTTCAACCACCACATGTTTGTTCTGGAACAGGAAGAATATAAGAAGGAAGGCATCCAGTGGGAGTTCATTGACTTTGGAATGGACCTTCAGGCCTGCATTGAGCTTATTGAAAAG CCCCTTGGCATTCTTTCAATCTTGGAAGAAGAGTGTATGTTCCCCAAAGCATCGGACAAGACTTTCAAGGACAAACTAACTGAGAATCACATGGGCAAATCTCCAAACTTCCTTAAGCCTAACAAGTCAATGAAGGGTGGCCAACACGGCGACTTCGCCCTGAAGCACTACGCTGGAACAGTTCCCTACAACATCGGAGGCTGGCTTGAGAAGAACAAGGACCCTGTCAACGAGACCATTGTGGATCTCCTGAAACAGTCTAAAGAGCCACTTGTCCAGCTGCTCTTCTCTCCACCTGCTGGAG CTGCCGAAGCCAGCGGTGgtaaaaagaagaagaagagctCTGCCTTCCAAACCATCTCTGCTACACACAGG GAATCCCTGAACAAACTGATGAAGAATCTATACTCCACACATCCTCACTTTGTGCGCTGCATCATTCCCAACGAGACCAAGACACCAG GTTTGATTGACGCTGGTCTTGTGCTCCACCAGCTCCAGTGTAACGGTGTCCTTGAGGGTATCCGTATCTGCAGGAAGGGCTTCCCCAGTAGAATCATCTACTCTGAGTTCAAACAGAG gtATTCCATCTTGGCTCCAAATGCCATCCCTGAAGGATTTGTTGAGGGAAAAGTCGTGTCTGGCAAGATTTTAGAAGCCCTGGAGATGGGTCAGGATGAATACCGTCTGGGCAACACTAAAgttttcttcaaatctggagTCCTTGGCTACTTGGAAGAGATCCGTGATGAACGGTTGTCGGTGATTGTTGCTCTGTTCCAAGCTCACATTCGTGGATACCTTATGAGGAAATATCTGAAGAATCTCCATGATAAAAG AGTTTCCCTGGAACTTATCCAGAAGAATATCCGTAAATGGCTGGCCATGAGGAACTGGTGCTGGTGGAGATTCTACACCAAGGTCAAGCCACTCCTCAGTGTTGCTGCAGCTGAAGATGAGATGAAACAGAAAGAGGAGGCACTTGGTAAAACAAAAGATGAACTTGAGAAGGTGACACAGAGATGCAAAGAGCTCGAGGAACAGAGCGTGACCTTAACAGAGGCCAAGAACAACTTGTTCTTACAGGTTCAAACCCAACAGGATACCATCGATGACTGTGAAGAGAGGATAGAGCAGCTCCTGAAGCAAAAGGAAGAAACCGATGTTCAAATGAAGGAGCTGAATGATCGTGTATTAGAGGAAGAATCTAACAACGCCAAGTTAAccgaaaaacaaaaacagatggACACTGAAATTTGTGGCCTCAAGACAAATGTAGAATCTCTTGAGGAAGCAGTGGCAAAG AGTCAACATGACATCAAGGCAAAAGATTCGCAAATCCGATCTCTCACAGATGAAACTACACAGTTGGGAGAAACTGTTGCAAAGCTCACCAAGGGGAAGAAGGATGCTGAAGATCAACTTGCCAAGACCAAATCAGACCTGGAGACAGAGGAGGGCAAATGTGCAAATCTCAACAAATTAAGGCAGAAGCTTGAGGGTGCTATTGGAGAG CTTGAAGACATGCTTGAACACGAAAAGAAGGTGCGTGGCGATGTGGAAAAGGCCAAGAAAAAACTTGAACAGGACTTGAAAGTCTCCCAGAGTAACTGTGAAGATATTAATAGTTTGAAGACAGAAGCAGAGGAAACGATAAAGAA GAAACTGAAGGAAATCACAGGGCTCATGTCTCTGTTGGAGGAGTCTGAGACAAACAGTAACCAGCAACAGAAGAAGATCAAAGATCTCCAG AACAACCTCGATGAGTGCCAGGAACAACTTGAATTGGAAAGACAGTCTAGATCAAAG GTGGAGAAGCAGAGAACACAGTTAGTCAATGAACTGGACAACATGACACAGAGCTTTGAAGAGGCCAACTCCACAATTACGTCACAG ACGGACGTTATCAAGAAGCGTGACACGGAGATTCAAAAGTTGAAGCATGACATGGAAGAGGCATCATCCCAGCATGAGTCTCAGATAGCCAGCTTCCGCAAGAAGCAGAAGGATGCCATGACTGAGATGACTGATCAGATGGAACAACTTCAGAAGGTCAAACAAAG GTTGGACAAGGAAAAGAACCAACTAAAGGCTGACGTTGATGATCTTCAAAATGAGTTAGAACATGCTAAGCAAAATAAG GGATGTTCCGGAGTGATGTCCAAGCAGATGCAAACCCAGATGGCTGAGCTGAATACACAGGTTGAAGAAGCATCCATCCAGATCAGCGACCTGCAGACAGAGAAGAACAAATGCTTGGCTGAGGCCGCTGACCTTACCCGTCAATTAGAGGAGACTGAAAACCGAATTGGAAAGCTCAGCAAGGAGAAATCTTCTCTGTGTGCCCAAGTAGATGAGATGAAACGTACCGCTGATGATGAACAGAGA GTGCGTCAGCGACTCCAGACTGAGATGAGGAACATGAACACTGAAATGGTCGGCCTTAGAGAACAGCTTGAGGAGGAGCAGGAAGCTCGAGCAGCTCTACAGCGCCAACTGTCTAAGTCCAACCAGGAGATGCTTCAGTGGAGATCCAAGTACGAGACCGAAGGCACCGTTAGGGTAGAAGAGCTGGAGGAGACCAG ACGCCGAATGCAGATCAAACTCAACGAAGCGGAGCAAAATCTGTCGGCGGCACTTGCAAAGGCCAGTTCGAGTGAGATGGCCAAAGCTAAAATG GTTAGAGATCTGGAGGATGAACTTGAGAAGGAACAGATGCGTCATGCTGAGTCTGTCAAGAACTGTCGTCAATACGAACGTCGCGTCAAAGAGATGACTTACAAGGTGGACGAAGACAAGAAGACCATAGACAAACTGCAGGACATCGTTGACAAGCAGAGCGGCCAAATGAAGATATACAAGTCCCAGGTGGCTGATGCT GAGGAGATGGCGACCACGAACATGAACAAATACCGCAAGGTGAAACAGGAGTTGGAGGATGCTGAAACCAGGGCCAGCATGGCTGAAGAAACCATGGCCAGTTACAGCAGGAAGACTCGTACCTACACCGTCTACCCCGACACATCGTATTAA